One genomic window of Actinoplanes lobatus includes the following:
- a CDS encoding response regulator transcription factor yields MAIQTQPKQSEAKLLVVEDDANILELLSASLRFAGFEVTTATSGSAAVSAARSSTPDLVVLDVMLPDLDGFEVIRLMREGGQRTPVVFLTARDGTDDKIRGLTLGGDDYVTKPFSLEELTARIRAVLRRTNATDEQPSRLVFADLELDEETHEVYRAGSRVQLSPTEFKLLRYLMLNANRVLSKAQILDHVWKYDFRGDDNIVESYISYLRRKVDNVQPRLIHTLRGVGYVLRKPAV; encoded by the coding sequence ATGGCCATCCAGACCCAGCCCAAGCAGAGCGAGGCGAAGCTCCTCGTCGTCGAGGACGACGCCAACATCCTGGAGCTGCTCTCCGCGAGCCTGCGTTTCGCCGGGTTCGAGGTGACCACCGCGACGAGCGGCAGCGCCGCGGTGAGCGCGGCCCGCAGTTCGACGCCCGACCTGGTCGTCCTCGACGTGATGCTGCCCGATCTGGACGGCTTCGAGGTGATCCGGCTGATGCGTGAGGGCGGCCAGCGGACCCCCGTGGTGTTCCTGACCGCCCGGGACGGCACCGACGACAAGATCCGCGGGCTGACCCTGGGTGGCGACGACTACGTCACCAAGCCGTTCAGCCTAGAGGAGCTCACCGCCCGGATCCGGGCGGTGCTGCGCCGCACCAACGCCACCGACGAGCAGCCGTCCCGCCTGGTCTTCGCCGACCTGGAGCTGGACGAGGAGACGCACGAGGTCTACCGGGCCGGCTCCCGGGTGCAGCTCTCGCCGACCGAGTTCAAGCTGCTGCGCTACCTGATGCTCAACGCCAACCGGGTGCTCTCCAAGGCGCAGATCCTGGACCACGTGTGGAAGTACGACTTCCGCGGTGACGACAACATCGTCGAGTCGTACATCTCGTACCTTCGCCGCAAGGTGGACAACGTCCAGCCGCGCCTGATCCACACCCTGCGCGGCGTGGGCTACGTGCTGCGCAAGCCAGCCGTCTAG
- a CDS encoding lysophospholipid acyltransferase family protein, with protein MTTAAVVGEHGTLWQPASGCGDHCRDAGFRRAGAVAAAVRVTVLWAVLLLGLLPAGLLGGAALRALCRAILAALGVRAVWRGPRPRPGSLLVANHVSWLDVVALGAMVPAAPVAKHDVAAWPGIGGTARRAGAIFVDRTRPRALPGSVAEVAAALRAGRSVALFPEGTTFCGPDQGRFRPALFQAAIDAGAPVVPVSIGYDSTEAAFVAVDTLWESVRRVARVRRLTVTLVAAPAMRPEPGADRRALARAAQSSLGGAGYRLAA; from the coding sequence ATGACCACGGCGGCCGTGGTGGGCGAGCACGGGACGCTGTGGCAGCCGGCCTCCGGTTGCGGCGACCACTGCCGGGACGCCGGCTTCCGGCGGGCCGGCGCGGTCGCGGCCGCCGTGCGGGTGACCGTGCTCTGGGCCGTACTCCTGCTGGGTCTGCTGCCCGCGGGTCTGCTGGGTGGCGCCGCGCTGCGGGCCCTGTGCCGCGCCATCCTCGCGGCCCTGGGGGTCAGGGCGGTCTGGCGCGGTCCCCGGCCGCGCCCCGGCAGCCTGCTGGTCGCCAACCACGTCTCCTGGCTGGACGTGGTGGCGCTGGGCGCGATGGTGCCCGCGGCGCCGGTGGCGAAGCACGACGTGGCGGCCTGGCCGGGCATCGGCGGCACCGCGCGGCGGGCCGGCGCGATCTTCGTCGACCGGACCCGGCCGAGGGCGCTGCCGGGCTCGGTGGCCGAGGTGGCCGCCGCGCTGCGGGCCGGGCGGTCGGTCGCCCTCTTTCCGGAGGGTACGACGTTCTGCGGCCCCGACCAGGGCAGGTTCCGTCCCGCGCTGTTCCAGGCGGCGATCGACGCGGGCGCCCCGGTGGTGCCGGTCTCGATCGGCTACGACTCGACCGAGGCGGCCTTCGTCGCGGTGGACACCCTGTGGGAGTCGGTGCGCCGGGTGGCCCGGGTCCGCCGGCTGACGGTGACCCTGGTGGCCGCCCCCGCGATGCGCCCGGAGCCGGGCGCGGACCGGCGGGCGCTGGCCCGGGCGGCCCAGTCCAGCCTCGGTGGGGCGGGCTATCGCCTGGCCGCGTGA
- a CDS encoding GNAT family N-acetyltransferase, with protein sequence MAVLMTAAAPTGTSGYTLLLADDPGQVEAAQRLRHDVFAGELGARLQGTADGVDADEFDAHCDHLIVRDDATGEVVGTYRMLPPRAAELAGRRYADAEFDLSALRPLRDHLVEIGRSCVHPDHRSGAVVNLMWAGIARYLHLNNLRWLGGCASVPLGDGGVTAAGVRERINGRHLSPPAMRVRPRRPWTVPDGVVADPKVAVPPLLRGYLRLGSWVCGEPAYDADFDCADFYVLFSLDRLDPRYRRHFLGASR encoded by the coding sequence ATGGCAGTTCTGATGACCGCCGCCGCACCCACCGGGACCAGCGGCTACACCCTGCTCCTCGCCGACGACCCGGGTCAGGTCGAGGCCGCGCAGCGCCTGCGCCACGACGTCTTCGCCGGCGAGCTCGGCGCCCGTCTCCAGGGCACCGCCGACGGCGTCGACGCCGACGAGTTCGACGCCCACTGCGACCACCTGATCGTCCGGGACGACGCGACCGGCGAGGTGGTCGGCACCTACCGGATGCTGCCGCCGCGCGCCGCCGAGCTGGCCGGCCGCCGGTACGCCGACGCCGAGTTCGACCTGAGCGCCCTGCGCCCGCTGCGCGACCATCTCGTGGAGATCGGCCGTTCCTGCGTGCACCCCGATCACCGCTCCGGCGCGGTGGTCAACCTGATGTGGGCCGGCATCGCCCGCTACCTGCACCTGAACAACCTGCGCTGGCTGGGCGGCTGCGCCTCGGTGCCGCTCGGCGACGGCGGCGTGACGGCCGCCGGGGTGCGCGAGCGGATCAACGGCCGGCACCTGTCGCCGCCCGCGATGCGGGTCCGCCCGCGCCGCCCGTGGACCGTCCCGGACGGCGTGGTGGCCGACCCGAAGGTGGCGGTGCCGCCGCTGCTCCGCGGCTACCTGCGGCTGGGCAGCTGGGTGTGCGGCGAGCCGGCCTACGACGCCGACTTCGACTGTGCCGACTTCTACGTGCTCTTCTCGCTGGACCGGCTGGACCCGCGGTACCGCCGGCACTTCCTGGGCGCGTCCCGATGA
- a CDS encoding ABC transporter ATP-binding protein, giving the protein MSRPNHTEISVEHLTKQYSKVRAVDDLSFTVHAGRVTGFLGPNGAGKTTTLRMILGLVTPTSGTATIGGVRYTDLPDPIRHVGAILEASSAHRGRSARNHLRVICRAAGLPDRRADEVLEMVGLQTVGGRKFKGYSLGMKQRLGIAAAMLGDPRVLILDEPTNGLDPEGIRWMRDLLKAFAAEGRAVLVSSHLLGEMQQLADDVVIIAAGRLIRQGPVSDVLGETAGVAKVRVRTPQAEQLSAALRDAQLEVAVQPDGSLQVLGADPARVGNIAFTTGVELHELIGEGVDLERAFLELTAGKAGAR; this is encoded by the coding sequence ATGAGCCGGCCCAACCATACGGAGATCAGCGTCGAGCACCTCACCAAGCAGTACTCGAAGGTGCGGGCCGTCGACGATCTCTCCTTCACGGTGCACGCCGGCCGTGTCACGGGCTTCCTGGGCCCGAACGGGGCGGGCAAGACCACCACGTTGCGGATGATCCTGGGCCTGGTCACGCCGACCTCCGGGACCGCGACCATCGGCGGCGTCCGGTACACGGACCTGCCCGATCCGATCCGCCACGTGGGCGCGATCCTGGAGGCCTCCAGCGCGCACCGCGGCCGCAGCGCCCGCAACCATCTGCGGGTGATCTGCCGCGCCGCCGGGCTGCCCGACCGCCGGGCCGACGAGGTCCTCGAGATGGTCGGTCTGCAAACCGTGGGCGGCCGCAAGTTCAAGGGCTACTCGCTGGGCATGAAGCAGCGGCTGGGCATCGCCGCGGCGATGCTCGGCGACCCGCGGGTGCTGATCCTGGACGAGCCGACCAACGGCCTCGACCCGGAGGGCATCCGCTGGATGCGGGACCTGCTCAAGGCGTTCGCCGCCGAGGGCCGTGCGGTCCTCGTCTCCAGCCACCTGCTCGGTGAGATGCAGCAGCTCGCCGACGACGTGGTGATCATCGCGGCCGGCCGGCTGATCCGGCAGGGCCCGGTCAGCGACGTGCTCGGCGAGACGGCCGGCGTGGCGAAGGTTCGGGTCCGCACGCCGCAGGCGGAGCAGCTGTCCGCCGCGCTGCGCGACGCCCAGCTGGAGGTGGCCGTCCAGCCGGACGGTTCGCTCCAGGTGCTCGGCGCGGATCCGGCGAGGGTCGGCAACATCGCCTTCACCACCGGTGTCGAACTGCACGAGCTGATCGGGGAGGGCGTCGACCTGGAGCGGGCCTTCCTGGAGCTGACGGCCGGAAAGGCGGGCGCCCGATGA
- a CDS encoding ABC transporter permease, with product MNLISAELLKLRTTALWWIFAIILVPLWGLALGFNWLSMNAALSLSEGDIQEAGLGDLDRLVSGLYTSGQFSGVLLVLLLSAILVTSEFFHLTATSTFLTTPRRERVIVAKMVVAVIIAVAVWLFTTVLNLAITPIVLGSMDQPTHLGEPFVWQAIGLNGLAFVLWSLVGVGAGVLIRSQIGTTITLSVVYVIGTQVLSIVFYLLDEFVWDGFMALRVLVPTFASDLLISGPQLPEDPPRWVGGVILIGYAALMSVIGTLVTKRRDIA from the coding sequence ATGAACCTCATCAGTGCCGAGCTGCTGAAACTGCGGACCACCGCGCTCTGGTGGATCTTCGCGATCATCCTGGTGCCGCTCTGGGGTCTCGCGCTGGGCTTCAACTGGCTGAGCATGAACGCGGCGCTGAGCCTGAGCGAGGGCGACATCCAGGAGGCCGGGCTCGGCGACCTGGACCGGCTCGTCTCCGGCCTCTACACCAGCGGCCAGTTCTCCGGCGTGCTGCTCGTGCTGCTGCTCAGCGCGATCCTGGTGACCAGCGAGTTCTTCCACCTGACCGCCACGTCGACGTTCCTCACCACTCCCCGGCGGGAGCGGGTGATCGTCGCCAAGATGGTCGTCGCGGTGATCATCGCGGTGGCGGTCTGGCTCTTCACCACCGTGCTCAACCTGGCCATCACCCCGATCGTGCTGGGCAGCATGGACCAGCCGACGCACCTCGGCGAGCCCTTCGTCTGGCAGGCGATCGGGCTCAACGGGCTGGCCTTCGTGCTCTGGTCGCTGGTCGGCGTCGGCGCCGGGGTGCTGATCCGCAGCCAGATCGGCACGACGATCACCCTGTCCGTGGTCTACGTGATCGGCACCCAGGTGCTCAGCATCGTCTTCTACCTGCTCGACGAGTTCGTCTGGGACGGGTTCATGGCTCTCCGGGTGCTGGTCCCGACGTTCGCCTCGGACCTGCTGATCTCCGGGCCGCAGCTGCCGGAGGACCCGCCCCGCTGGGTCGGCGGTGTGATCCTGATCGGTTACGCGGCCCTCATGTCGGTGATCGGCACACTGGTCACGAAACGACGGGACATCGCGTAA
- a CDS encoding multifunctional oxoglutarate decarboxylase/oxoglutarate dehydrogenase thiamine pyrophosphate-binding subunit/dihydrolipoyllysine-residue succinyltransferase subunit — translation MSTQQTSQDNPLADFGPNEWIVDEMYQRYLADPTSVDPAWHDFFADYKPATSQGPIATPDQATAANATATAAKAGTDAPAATTVAPPKPVTPQAAPKPAAKPGPKPAEAAPAGARTTTLRGVAGKIVQNMEASLQVPTATSVRAVPAKLMVDNRIVINNHLSRGRGGKVSFTHLIGWALVRAVIAHPEMNNIYAEIDGKPTLVQPEHVNLGIAIDLVKKDGSRTLVVPSVKNCETLDFRGFWQAYEDIVRRARRNELTMDDYTGTTISLTNPGGIGTVHSIPRLMNGQSAIIGVGAMEYPAPYSGMSDETLSDHGVSKVTTLTSTYDHRVIQGAQSGEFLKVMHELLLGQHGFYDEIFTSLRIPYEPVRWVRDVARTSEGQIDKAARVVELIHAYRVRGHLMADTDPLEFTIRKHPDLDVLQHGLTLWDLDRTFPVGGFAGKQRMKLRDVLGVLRDTYCRRVGIEYMHIQDPEERRWVQERIEVKYTKPDTDEQKHILHRLNAGEAFETFLQTKYVGQKRFSLEGGESLIPLLDAVLQASAEGGLDEMVIGMAHRGRLNVLTNIVGKPYEKIFNEFEGQMDPKSAHGSGDVKYHLGQTGKYTTPDGQYSTTVSVVANPSHLEAVDPVLEGIVRAKQDRLDLGLHGYTVLPLLVHGDAAFAGQGVVAETLNLSQLRGYRTGGTVHVIVNNQVGFTTAPEYSRSSMYSTDVARMIQAPIFHVNGDDPEAVVRVAKLAFEYRQAFNKDVVIDMICYRRRGHNEGDDPSMTNPRMYQIIDTKRSVRKLYTEELIGRGDITVQEAEEQLRDYQGRLEEVFKATRDAAGSPPRPRFIAEEPEPEVASAVDASVVRAVGQSHVELPEGFTPHKRVQQLLDRRAKMSTDGGIDWGFGELIAFGSLLAQGVTVRLAGQDSRRGTFTSRHAAIVDSKTGKDFLPLSSLITGNARFFVHDSLLSEYAAMGFEYGYSVENPDALVLWEAQFGDFVNGAQSIVDEFLSSGEVKWGQQSSLVLLLPHGMEGQGPDHSSGRPERFLQLCAQDNMRVANPTTPANYFHLLRRQALSTKRKPLVVFSPKSLLRHKMAISGVNEFTQGAFQPVLGDAGNNGQQLDAASVKRVLLCSGKVYYDLLQARGDRGITDTAIIRMEQIYPLPVEELKAVLAQYPNAEDFAWVQEEPANQGAWSFVALNLLEHLEGVRLRRISRPAAAAPAVGSAKMHDAEQAALVEAALPRP, via the coding sequence GTGTCGACGCAGCAGACTTCGCAGGACAATCCACTCGCGGATTTCGGTCCCAACGAGTGGATCGTCGATGAGATGTACCAGCGCTACCTGGCCGACCCGACCAGTGTCGACCCCGCCTGGCACGATTTCTTCGCCGACTACAAGCCGGCGACCTCCCAGGGACCGATCGCGACCCCGGACCAGGCCACCGCGGCGAACGCCACGGCCACCGCCGCCAAGGCGGGCACCGACGCGCCGGCCGCCACCACGGTCGCGCCTCCGAAGCCGGTGACCCCGCAGGCCGCCCCGAAGCCGGCCGCCAAGCCCGGGCCGAAGCCCGCCGAGGCCGCCCCGGCCGGCGCCCGGACCACCACCCTGCGCGGTGTGGCCGGCAAGATCGTGCAGAACATGGAGGCCTCGCTGCAGGTCCCCACCGCCACCTCGGTGCGCGCGGTCCCGGCGAAGCTGATGGTCGACAACCGCATCGTCATCAACAACCACCTGTCCCGCGGCCGCGGTGGCAAGGTCAGCTTCACCCACCTGATCGGCTGGGCACTGGTGCGGGCGGTCATCGCCCACCCGGAGATGAACAACATCTACGCCGAGATCGACGGCAAGCCCACCCTGGTCCAGCCGGAGCACGTCAACCTCGGCATCGCGATCGACCTGGTCAAGAAGGACGGGTCCCGCACGCTGGTGGTGCCCTCGGTCAAGAACTGCGAGACGCTCGACTTCCGCGGCTTCTGGCAGGCGTACGAGGACATCGTCCGGCGCGCCCGCCGCAACGAGCTGACCATGGACGACTACACCGGCACCACGATCTCGCTGACCAACCCCGGCGGCATCGGCACGGTCCACTCCATCCCCCGGCTGATGAACGGGCAGAGCGCCATCATCGGCGTCGGCGCCATGGAGTACCCGGCCCCCTACTCCGGGATGAGCGACGAGACGCTGTCCGACCACGGGGTGAGCAAGGTCACCACGCTGACCAGCACCTACGACCACCGGGTCATCCAGGGCGCGCAGTCCGGCGAGTTCCTCAAGGTGATGCACGAGCTGCTGCTCGGCCAGCACGGCTTCTACGACGAGATCTTCACCTCACTGCGGATCCCGTACGAGCCGGTCCGCTGGGTGCGTGACGTCGCCCGGACCTCCGAGGGCCAGATCGACAAGGCCGCCCGGGTGGTCGAGCTGATCCACGCGTACCGGGTGCGCGGTCACCTGATGGCCGACACCGACCCGCTCGAGTTCACCATCCGCAAGCACCCCGACCTGGACGTGCTCCAGCACGGCCTGACCCTGTGGGACCTGGACCGCACCTTCCCGGTCGGCGGCTTCGCCGGCAAGCAGCGGATGAAGCTGCGCGACGTCCTCGGCGTCCTGCGCGACACCTACTGCCGCCGGGTCGGCATCGAGTACATGCACATCCAGGACCCGGAGGAGCGCCGCTGGGTCCAGGAGCGCATCGAGGTCAAGTACACGAAGCCGGACACCGACGAGCAGAAGCACATCCTGCACCGGCTCAACGCCGGCGAGGCGTTCGAGACCTTCCTCCAGACGAAGTACGTCGGCCAGAAGCGGTTCTCGCTGGAGGGCGGCGAGTCGCTGATCCCGCTGCTCGACGCCGTGCTCCAGGCGTCCGCCGAGGGCGGGCTGGACGAGATGGTGATCGGCATGGCCCACCGCGGCCGGCTGAACGTGCTCACCAACATCGTCGGCAAGCCGTACGAGAAGATCTTCAACGAGTTCGAGGGTCAGATGGACCCGAAGTCGGCGCACGGCTCCGGTGACGTCAAGTACCACCTCGGCCAGACCGGGAAGTACACCACGCCCGACGGGCAGTACTCGACCACCGTCAGCGTCGTCGCGAACCCGTCCCACCTGGAGGCCGTCGACCCGGTCCTGGAGGGCATCGTCCGGGCCAAGCAGGACCGCCTCGACCTGGGCCTGCACGGTTACACGGTGCTGCCGCTGCTGGTGCACGGCGACGCCGCGTTCGCCGGCCAGGGCGTGGTCGCCGAGACGCTCAACCTGTCGCAGCTGCGCGGTTACCGGACCGGCGGCACGGTCCACGTGATCGTGAACAACCAGGTCGGCTTCACCACCGCCCCGGAGTACAGCCGCTCGTCGATGTACTCGACCGACGTCGCCCGGATGATCCAGGCCCCGATCTTCCACGTGAACGGGGACGACCCCGAGGCCGTGGTCCGGGTCGCGAAGCTGGCCTTCGAGTACCGTCAGGCGTTCAACAAGGACGTCGTGATCGACATGATCTGCTACCGGCGCCGCGGTCACAACGAGGGCGACGACCCGTCGATGACCAACCCGCGCATGTACCAGATCATCGACACCAAGCGCAGCGTGCGGAAGCTCTACACCGAGGAGCTGATCGGCCGCGGCGACATCACCGTGCAGGAGGCCGAGGAGCAGCTGCGCGACTACCAGGGCCGGCTCGAGGAGGTCTTCAAGGCCACCCGGGACGCGGCGGGCAGCCCGCCGCGGCCGCGGTTCATCGCCGAGGAGCCGGAGCCCGAGGTGGCGAGCGCCGTCGACGCGAGCGTGGTGCGGGCCGTCGGCCAGTCGCACGTCGAGCTGCCCGAGGGCTTCACCCCGCACAAGCGGGTCCAGCAGCTGCTCGACCGGCGGGCCAAGATGTCCACCGACGGCGGCATCGACTGGGGCTTCGGTGAGCTGATCGCCTTCGGCTCGCTGCTCGCCCAGGGCGTCACCGTCCGGCTGGCCGGCCAGGACTCGCGCCGGGGCACGTTCACCTCGCGGCACGCGGCCATCGTCGACTCGAAGACCGGCAAGGACTTCCTGCCGCTGTCGTCGCTGATCACCGGGAACGCCCGGTTCTTCGTCCACGACTCCCTGCTCAGCGAGTACGCGGCGATGGGCTTCGAGTACGGCTACTCGGTGGAGAACCCGGACGCGCTGGTCCTCTGGGAGGCCCAGTTCGGTGACTTCGTCAACGGCGCCCAGTCGATCGTGGACGAGTTCCTCTCCTCCGGCGAGGTGAAGTGGGGCCAGCAGTCGTCGCTGGTGCTGCTGCTCCCGCACGGCATGGAGGGCCAGGGCCCGGACCACTCGTCCGGCCGCCCGGAGCGGTTCCTCCAGCTCTGCGCGCAGGACAACATGCGGGTGGCGAACCCGACCACCCCGGCGAACTACTTCCACCTGCTGCGCCGCCAGGCCCTGTCCACCAAGCGCAAGCCGCTCGTGGTCTTCTCGCCGAAGTCGCTGCTGCGGCACAAGATGGCGATCTCCGGGGTGAACGAGTTCACCCAGGGCGCTTTCCAGCCGGTCCTCGGCGACGCCGGCAACAACGGCCAGCAGCTCGACGCCGCCTCGGTGAAGCGGGTGCTGCTCTGCTCCGGCAAGGTCTACTACGACCTGCTCCAGGCGCGCGGTGACCGGGGCATCACCGACACCGCGATCATCCGGATGGAGCAGATCTACCCGCTCCCGGTCGAGGAGCTCAAGGCCGTCCTGGCGCAGTACCCGAACGCCGAGGACTTCGCCTGGGTGCAGGAGGAGCCGGCCAACCAGGGCGCCTGGTCGTTCGTCGCGCTCAACCTGCTGGAGCACCTGGAGGGTGTCCGCCTGCGGCGGATCTCCCGCCCGGCCGCGGCCGCCCCCGCGGTCGGCTCGGCGAAGATGCACGACGCCGAGCAGGCCGCGCTGGTCGAGGCCGCGCTGCCGCGCCCGTAA
- a CDS encoding DUF6104 family protein, which translates to MYFTDRGIEELVERRGEETVTLEWLGEQLRTFVDMNPEFETPIERLATWLARGDEDDED; encoded by the coding sequence ATGTACTTCACCGATCGGGGCATCGAGGAGCTGGTCGAGCGGCGCGGCGAGGAGACCGTGACGCTGGAGTGGCTCGGCGAGCAGCTGCGCACCTTCGTCGACATGAACCCGGAGTTCGAGACCCCGATCGAGCGTCTCGCCACCTGGCTGGCCCGCGGCGACGAGGACGACGAGGACTAG
- the pta gene encoding phosphate acetyltransferase — protein MARSVYVAGLGPSVGKGTVALGIVEALSRQVASVAVFRPMISGGNPDPLLSVLHERYPGPNPADAYGVTLAEASALVADGRWEELIGRIVERYREVERHASAVVIIGSDFTDNPGEGQDELPREFAFNARLANEFGSVVVPVVSGEGRSRDSLAAAVRSAYHSLVDLGTTVVAVIANRVPAAALGGEPEGLPVPFWALPEVPAIAAPTVGEVAAALDADVIAGSAGSLERDVLDYVVGAGQVPTVLGALTDGALLITAGDRADLLVAASAAHAAGNVTLAGLVLTLGEPADERALRVIERLNTGLAMLVTKTDSYHTIAAADRITAQLSTPRKIDAALGIFEENVDTAELSRLLDVARSSRVTPLMFENDLIEKARTDRRHLVLPEGTEERILRASETLLRRGVADLTLLGDPEEINRRAREIGVDIAGARLVDPATSEWRQDFATRYAEIRKHRGVTLDLAYDVVTDVNYFGTLMVAGGLADGMVSGATHTTAATIRPAFEIIKTVPGLTVASSVFFMLLADRVLVYGDCAVNPDPDAEQLADIALSSAQTAAAFGIEPRVALLSYSTGSSGAGADVDKVAAATALVRQRRPDLPVEGPIQYDAAIDPAVAAAKLPGSAVAGKATVFVFPDLNTGNNTYKAVQRSANAVAVGPVMQGLRRPVNDLSRGATVKDIVNTVAITAIQAGAK, from the coding sequence GTGGCACGCAGCGTCTACGTAGCGGGCTTGGGCCCGTCCGTCGGTAAGGGGACCGTGGCACTCGGCATCGTCGAGGCTCTGTCCCGCCAGGTCGCCTCGGTGGCCGTCTTCCGTCCCATGATCTCCGGTGGCAACCCCGATCCGTTGCTCTCCGTGCTCCACGAGCGCTATCCGGGACCGAACCCCGCGGACGCGTACGGCGTCACCCTCGCCGAGGCGTCCGCACTGGTCGCCGACGGCCGCTGGGAGGAGCTGATCGGCCGGATCGTGGAGCGCTACCGGGAGGTCGAGCGGCACGCGAGCGCCGTGGTGATCATCGGGAGCGACTTCACCGACAACCCCGGCGAGGGGCAGGACGAGCTGCCCCGGGAGTTCGCCTTCAACGCCCGGCTGGCGAACGAGTTCGGCAGCGTGGTGGTGCCGGTGGTCAGCGGCGAGGGCCGGTCCCGGGATTCGCTCGCGGCGGCCGTGCGCAGCGCGTACCACTCGCTTGTCGATCTTGGCACGACGGTGGTGGCGGTGATCGCCAACCGGGTCCCGGCAGCGGCTCTGGGTGGTGAGCCCGAAGGGCTGCCGGTGCCGTTCTGGGCCCTTCCGGAGGTCCCCGCGATCGCCGCGCCGACCGTCGGTGAGGTGGCCGCCGCGCTGGACGCCGACGTGATCGCCGGTTCCGCCGGATCGCTGGAACGGGACGTGCTGGACTACGTGGTCGGCGCCGGGCAGGTGCCGACCGTGCTGGGCGCGCTGACCGACGGGGCGCTGCTGATCACCGCGGGCGACCGGGCGGACCTGCTGGTCGCGGCGAGCGCGGCGCACGCGGCCGGCAACGTCACGCTGGCCGGGCTGGTGCTGACCCTGGGCGAACCGGCCGACGAGCGGGCGCTCCGTGTCATCGAGCGCCTCAACACCGGCCTGGCCATGCTGGTCACCAAGACCGACAGCTACCACACGATCGCCGCGGCCGACCGGATCACGGCGCAGCTCAGCACCCCTCGCAAGATCGACGCGGCACTCGGGATCTTCGAGGAGAACGTGGACACCGCCGAGCTGTCCCGGCTGCTCGACGTGGCCCGGTCGAGCCGGGTCACCCCGCTGATGTTCGAGAACGATCTGATCGAGAAGGCCCGCACCGACCGCCGTCACCTGGTGCTGCCGGAGGGCACCGAGGAGCGCATCCTGCGGGCCTCGGAGACGCTGCTGCGGCGCGGGGTGGCCGACCTGACCCTGCTGGGCGACCCGGAGGAGATCAACCGGCGGGCCCGGGAGATCGGCGTGGACATCGCCGGCGCGCGGCTGGTGGACCCGGCCACGAGCGAGTGGCGGCAGGATTTCGCCACCCGGTACGCGGAGATCCGCAAGCACCGCGGCGTCACCCTGGATCTGGCCTACGACGTGGTCACCGACGTCAACTACTTCGGCACCCTGATGGTGGCCGGCGGTCTGGCCGACGGCATGGTCTCCGGCGCCACCCACACCACGGCCGCGACGATCCGCCCGGCCTTCGAGATCATCAAGACGGTGCCCGGCCTGACCGTGGCGTCCAGTGTGTTCTTCATGCTGCTCGCCGACCGGGTGCTGGTCTACGGCGACTGCGCGGTCAACCCCGACCCGGACGCCGAACAGCTCGCCGACATCGCCCTGTCCTCGGCGCAGACCGCCGCCGCGTTCGGGATCGAGCCGCGGGTCGCCCTGCTCTCCTACTCCACCGGCAGCTCCGGGGCGGGCGCCGACGTGGACAAGGTGGCGGCGGCCACCGCGCTGGTCCGGCAGCGGCGGCCCGATCTGCCGGTCGAGGGCCCGATCCAGTACGACGCGGCGATCGACCCGGCGGTGGCCGCCGCCAAGCTCCCCGGCAGCGCGGTCGCCGGCAAGGCCACGGTCTTCGTCTTCCCGGACCTGAACACCGGAAACAACACCTACAAGGCGGTCCAGCGATCGGCGAACGCGGTCGCGGTCGGCCCGGTGATGCAGGGCCTGCGGCGACCGGTCAACGACCTGTCCCGCGGCGCGACGGTCAAGGACATCGTGAACACGGTCGCCATCACGGCGATCCAGGCGGGAGCGAAATGA